One window from the genome of Paraneptunicella aestuarii encodes:
- the argB gene encoding acetylglutamate kinase, whose protein sequence is MANHTPLVIKVGGALLEDKTAAIHFFSTLKQLMPSVPLVLVHGGGNSVENLLKALGLTSEKIDGLRVTPNEHLPYVVGALAGTVNKTLCGWAMQQGIVPVGLSLLDGGICTATQLNEKLGAVGTAKANDPQLLLQVLGNQQLPIVSSIGADANGQLLNVNADEAAAAIAHALEAKLVLLSDVPCVLDADMQPIAELNSKSIEQLIAQGVINGGMAVKVKAALQTANQIGNPVIIASWKTPEQLLGLIQGEAVGTTIHSDAESNAENIAEYQMKLSSETK, encoded by the coding sequence ATGGCTAATCATACGCCTTTGGTGATCAAGGTTGGCGGTGCGTTGTTAGAAGATAAAACGGCTGCAATCCATTTTTTCTCTACGCTAAAGCAACTTATGCCAAGCGTACCTCTGGTGTTGGTGCATGGTGGTGGAAACAGTGTTGAAAACCTGCTGAAAGCACTGGGCTTAACATCGGAAAAAATCGATGGTTTGCGGGTTACGCCAAACGAACATTTGCCTTATGTGGTAGGCGCTTTAGCTGGCACGGTTAACAAAACGCTGTGTGGATGGGCGATGCAGCAAGGCATCGTGCCTGTCGGGTTGTCATTGCTTGACGGCGGCATATGCACAGCAACGCAGCTTAACGAAAAATTGGGAGCTGTTGGTACTGCAAAAGCCAATGATCCTCAATTGTTATTGCAAGTCTTGGGCAATCAACAGCTACCCATTGTCAGCTCAATTGGTGCTGACGCAAACGGACAGCTATTGAACGTTAATGCCGATGAAGCCGCTGCGGCTATTGCTCATGCGCTAGAAGCTAAACTTGTACTTTTGTCCGATGTGCCTTGTGTGCTTGATGCCGACATGCAGCCTATTGCTGAGCTGAATTCAAAGTCTATTGAGCAGTTGATAGCGCAAGGCGTTATCAATGGCGGCATGGCGGTAAAGGTGAAAGCTGCCCTGCAAACCGCGAATCAAATTGGTAATCCTGTGATTATCGCTTCCTGGAAAACGCCTGAACAATTGCTTGGATTGATTCAGGGGGAAGCCGTTGGAACCACCATTCACAGCGATGCCGAA
- the argC gene encoding N-acetyl-gamma-glutamyl-phosphate reductase, translating to MLQSAIIGASGYTGTELARLIVQHPNISLHSVYVSENSSDAGKYLNHLDGRLSEQDFEQPYLALQSISEDTLEVLADQVDLIFLATPHEASHDWMPKLLSGKAKVLDLSGAFRLAQHDLYDSFYGFTHQYPDLLEQAVYGLAEWNAKAIEKSKLVAVPGCYPTASLMALKPLMQAGLLDADHYPIINAISGVSGAGRKATMGNSFCEVSLQAYGVLGHRHQPEIASHLGAEVIFTPHLGNFKRGILATVTAKLNSSANVEVIDNAFNQAYADEPLIKLCQSWPKLDDVVHSAQCHLHWKYDVNSQYIVVTSAIDNLLKGAASQALQCANLVSGFAHHTGLLAPSHQGVAHG from the coding sequence ATGTTGCAAAGTGCCATTATTGGAGCCAGTGGATATACCGGAACCGAACTTGCCAGACTGATCGTGCAACACCCGAATATCAGTCTGCATAGCGTGTATGTATCAGAAAATAGTTCCGATGCCGGAAAGTATTTAAATCATCTGGATGGGCGACTGTCAGAACAGGATTTTGAACAGCCTTATTTGGCACTGCAATCTATTAGCGAAGACACGCTGGAAGTGTTGGCGGATCAGGTGGATTTGATCTTCCTGGCGACGCCTCATGAAGCGAGCCATGACTGGATGCCCAAACTATTAAGCGGCAAAGCCAAAGTGTTGGATTTGTCTGGTGCATTTCGTTTGGCGCAACATGATCTTTACGACAGTTTTTATGGTTTTACTCACCAATATCCCGATTTGCTTGAACAGGCGGTTTACGGCTTGGCTGAGTGGAATGCTAAAGCGATTGAAAAAAGTAAGCTGGTGGCGGTTCCAGGTTGTTATCCTACCGCTTCCTTGATGGCACTTAAGCCTTTGATGCAAGCCGGGTTACTGGATGCCGATCATTATCCCATTATCAATGCCATTTCTGGCGTGAGCGGAGCCGGTAGAAAAGCCACTATGGGCAACAGTTTTTGCGAAGTCAGCTTGCAAGCTTATGGTGTGTTAGGACACAGACACCAACCTGAAATTGCCTCTCATTTGGGCGCAGAAGTTATTTTTACTCCGCATTTGGGTAACTTTAAGCGTGGCATTTTGGCAACGGTTACGGCGAAGCTGAATTCTTCTGCCAACGTCGAGGTCATTGATAATGCCTTTAATCAAGCCTATGCCGACGAACCTCTGATTAAACTTTGCCAGTCGTGGCCGAAGTTGGATGACGTTGTGCATTCTGCGCAGTGCCATTTGCATTGGAAATATGATGTGAACTCACAGTACATCGTTGTGACCAGTGCCATCGACAACCTGCTAAAAGGCGCAGCTTCTCAAGCTCTGCAATGTGCCAATCTGGTCAGTGGTTTTGCCCATCACACCGGGCTGTTAGCGCCATCTCATCAGGGGGTTGCTCATGGCTAA
- a CDS encoding alpha/beta fold hydrolase, with translation MNKKTKLGAVVLLGLLIAFTQVDWFDDASQFVPWDSQPLDEWAEKYAQGKFVDLGGRQTHYLEKGEGKEGAAPVILLHGFFYDSYMWHENIDALAAEHKVYALDLWGFGYSTREPLDYGYPLYEEQVLRFMDKMGIDKATLVGQSMGGGTSILFALNHPQRIHKLILVDAAGLPNKLPAASKLVNMPGVGNFLMELKTDALRRKSLGDFFVHNKHLITDEYFQNVTRFHKIAGTIDVLLGIQRREFFDKLSDEIHRLGNLSLPTLIVWGKEDRGVPFTRGEEMSTILRGSKLVILEQAGHVPNYDQAEQFNQVVLDFLRTEEVARAEVVNSL, from the coding sequence ATGAATAAGAAGACAAAATTAGGTGCAGTGGTTTTGCTCGGTTTGCTTATTGCCTTTACTCAGGTTGATTGGTTTGATGATGCGTCACAATTTGTTCCTTGGGACAGCCAGCCACTGGATGAATGGGCTGAGAAATATGCACAAGGGAAGTTTGTAGATTTAGGCGGTCGCCAAACTCATTATCTGGAAAAAGGTGAAGGCAAAGAAGGCGCTGCGCCAGTTATTCTTCTGCATGGCTTTTTCTACGATTCATACATGTGGCATGAAAATATTGATGCGCTTGCTGCTGAGCATAAAGTGTATGCGCTGGATTTATGGGGCTTCGGTTACAGCACTCGTGAACCTCTTGATTACGGTTATCCCTTGTATGAAGAACAAGTATTGCGCTTCATGGATAAAATGGGCATTGATAAAGCGACATTGGTTGGGCAATCAATGGGCGGTGGTACCAGCATTCTATTCGCTCTTAATCATCCACAACGAATTCATAAATTGATATTGGTTGATGCTGCGGGTCTTCCCAATAAACTACCCGCAGCGAGTAAGCTGGTGAATATGCCCGGCGTTGGAAATTTTTTGATGGAGTTAAAAACCGATGCCTTACGACGTAAAAGCCTTGGCGATTTCTTCGTTCACAACAAGCACCTGATTACGGATGAGTATTTTCAAAATGTCACCCGTTTTCATAAGATTGCCGGCACTATTGATGTGTTGTTGGGCATTCAACGTCGAGAATTCTTCGATAAGCTAAGCGATGAAATTCATCGTTTAGGCAATTTGTCTTTACCAACCTTGATTGTGTGGGGAAAAGAGGATCGTGGCGTGCCCTTTACTCGTGGTGAAGAAATGAGCACCATTCTGCGCGGTTCCAAGTTAGTGATTTTGGAGCAAGCGGGGCATGTGCCTAACTATGATCAAGCTGAGCAATTTAACCAAGTGGTACTCGATTTTCTGCGTACTGAAGAAGTTGCCAGAGCAGAGGTGGTTAACTCACTCTAA